One part of the Streptomyces nigra genome encodes these proteins:
- the argH gene encoding argininosuccinate lyase produces MSSNSGDVRLWGGRFADGPAEALAKLSASVHFDWRLAPYDIAGSRAHARVLHTAGLLTEDELTRMIAGLDQLETDVADGSFVGTVADEDVHTALERGLLERLGPDLGGKLRAGRSRNDQVATLFRMYLRDHARIIGGLIADLQDALIGLAEAHPDVAMPGRTHLQHAQPVLFAHHVLAHVQSLSRDAERLRQWDERTAVSPYGSGALAGSSLGLDPEAVAKDLGFEHGSVGNSIDGTASRDFVAEFAFITAMIGVNLSRIAEEIILWNTKEFSFVTLHDAFSTGSSIMPQKKNPDIAELARGKSGRLIGNLTGLMATLKALPLAYNRDLQEDKEPVFDSCDQLEVLLPAFTGMMATLTVNRERMEELAPAGFSLATDIAEWLVKQGVPFRVAHEVAGECVKAAEAEGKELDELTDEQFAKISAHLTPEVRTVLNVPGALASRNGRGGTAPSAVAVQLAEVKADVAAQHTWATAKKG; encoded by the coding sequence GTGAGCAGCAACAGCGGTGACGTCCGGCTCTGGGGCGGCCGTTTCGCCGACGGTCCCGCCGAGGCCCTGGCCAAGCTGTCCGCCTCCGTCCACTTCGACTGGCGGCTGGCCCCGTACGACATCGCCGGGTCCCGTGCGCACGCGCGCGTGCTCCACACGGCGGGGCTCCTCACCGAGGACGAGCTCACCCGGATGATCGCCGGCCTCGACCAGCTGGAGACGGACGTCGCCGACGGCTCCTTCGTGGGCACCGTCGCCGACGAGGACGTCCACACCGCCCTGGAGCGGGGCCTGCTCGAGCGCCTCGGCCCCGACCTCGGCGGCAAGCTGCGCGCCGGCCGCTCCCGCAACGACCAGGTCGCCACCCTCTTCCGGATGTACCTGCGCGACCACGCCCGCATCATCGGCGGCCTCATCGCCGACCTCCAGGACGCGCTGATCGGGCTCGCCGAGGCCCACCCGGACGTGGCCATGCCCGGCCGCACCCACCTCCAGCACGCCCAGCCCGTGCTCTTCGCCCACCATGTCCTCGCGCACGTCCAGTCGCTGTCCCGGGACGCCGAGCGGCTGCGCCAGTGGGACGAGCGGACGGCCGTGTCGCCGTACGGCTCGGGCGCGCTGGCCGGTTCCTCGCTGGGCCTGGACCCGGAGGCGGTCGCGAAGGACCTCGGCTTCGAGCACGGCTCGGTCGGCAACTCCATCGACGGCACGGCCTCCCGTGACTTCGTCGCCGAGTTCGCCTTCATCACCGCGATGATCGGCGTGAACCTCTCCCGGATCGCCGAGGAGATCATCCTCTGGAACACGAAGGAGTTCTCCTTCGTGACGCTGCACGACGCGTTCTCCACGGGCTCGTCGATCATGCCGCAGAAGAAGAACCCGGACATCGCCGAGCTGGCGCGCGGCAAGTCCGGCCGGCTGATCGGCAACCTCACCGGCCTGATGGCCACCCTCAAGGCGCTGCCGCTCGCGTACAACCGCGACCTCCAGGAGGACAAGGAGCCGGTGTTCGACTCCTGCGACCAGCTGGAGGTCCTGCTCCCCGCGTTCACCGGCATGATGGCCACCCTCACCGTCAACCGCGAGCGCATGGAGGAACTGGCTCCGGCCGGCTTCTCCCTCGCCACCGACATCGCCGAGTGGCTGGTCAAGCAGGGCGTCCCCTTCCGGGTCGCCCACGAGGTCGCCGGCGAGTGCGTCAAGGCGGCCGAGGCCGAGGGCAAGGAGCTCGACGAGCTGACGGACGAGCAGTTCGCGAAGATCTCCGCCCATCTGACGCCGGAGGTGCGGACCGTGCTCAACGTGCCCGGCGCCCTGGCCTCCCGCAACGGCCGGGGCGGCACGGCCCCGAGCGCGGTCGCCGTCCAGCTCGCCGAGGTCAAGGCCGACGTGGCGGCCCAGCACACCTGGGCCACGGCCAAGAAGGGCTGA
- a CDS encoding pyridoxamine 5'-phosphate oxidase family protein yields the protein MGKTYERIDGRLRTFIEEQPLFFTASAPLAADGTVNLSPEGLKGSFAILDELTLAYLDFAGSNAETIAHLRENGRITLMWCAFQGPPNIVRVHGRGEAVFRDDPRFAELLGHFPGIDPSQHGLRAVIVVHAERIRDSCGYAVPLMTYDEDRDLHGRRFSREDDDSLSAYFAKKDHIATSMDGLPGLPLPLPPAGV from the coding sequence GTGGGCAAAACATATGAACGCATCGACGGCAGGCTCCGCACGTTCATCGAGGAGCAGCCGCTCTTCTTCACCGCCAGCGCGCCCCTCGCGGCCGACGGCACGGTCAACCTCTCCCCCGAGGGCCTCAAGGGCTCCTTCGCCATCCTCGACGAACTGACGCTGGCCTACCTGGACTTCGCCGGCTCCAACGCCGAGACGATCGCGCATCTGCGGGAGAACGGCCGGATCACCCTCATGTGGTGCGCCTTCCAGGGGCCGCCGAACATCGTGCGCGTGCACGGCCGCGGCGAGGCCGTCTTCCGCGACGACCCGCGCTTCGCGGAACTCCTCGGCCACTTCCCCGGCATCGACCCGTCCCAGCACGGCCTGCGCGCCGTCATCGTCGTCCACGCCGAACGCATCCGTGACTCCTGCGGGTACGCCGTCCCCCTGATGACGTACGACGAGGACCGCGACCTGCACGGACGCCGCTTCTCCCGGGAGGACGACGACTCGCTGAGCGCGTACTTCGCCAAGAAGGACCACATCGCGACCAGCATGGACGGCCTCCCCGGCCTACCGCTGCCACTGCCTCCGGCCGGCGTCTGA
- a CDS encoding ferredoxin reductase family protein, giving the protein MTTTLAGGRAARRQTMRRIRPRRSPAVPLVVALWAGAAAVLWLWWDNTPSLADDTAKILAAGRITGLLAGYLMALVVLQMARVPALERRVGSDRVARWHAMSGRYTVCLVIAHVFLTMWGYALQGGRTLGDVVQQTIDSVNTLPDMGKAAIGTGLLFVIAFISIGGIRRRIPYDGWYHVHLLTYAAVFLTFWHQITTGNEFAVEPTAKTFWYGLYGAVTALVLWYRVITPIRLNLRHRMYVEAVIEETPGIVSVLIGGRKLHRMGAEAGHFFRWRFKAPGMRFSSHPYSLSAAPRPDMLRITVKAIGDHTSRLRDLKPGTKVWAEGPYGALTAQRRSRGKVLLVAGGVGITPMRALFETLPGASGDITLLYRANSTQDLALWDELAAIADERGARLMYAVNSPDGERPDISAERLRQKLPDIDQHDVFLCGPPGFAQSVYEALRGAGVPARRIHHESFEM; this is encoded by the coding sequence GTGACCACCACGCTCGCAGGCGGCCGTGCCGCCCGCCGCCAGACGATGCGCCGCATCCGTCCGCGCCGCTCCCCGGCCGTCCCGCTGGTCGTCGCCCTATGGGCGGGCGCGGCGGCGGTGCTGTGGCTGTGGTGGGACAACACGCCGTCCCTGGCGGACGACACCGCGAAGATCCTGGCCGCGGGGCGGATCACGGGTCTGCTCGCCGGGTATCTGATGGCGCTGGTCGTCCTGCAGATGGCGCGGGTGCCGGCGCTGGAGCGGCGGGTCGGTTCGGACCGGGTGGCCCGGTGGCACGCCATGAGCGGCCGGTACACGGTCTGCCTGGTCATCGCGCACGTCTTCCTGACGATGTGGGGCTACGCGCTCCAGGGCGGCCGGACGCTCGGTGACGTCGTCCAGCAGACGATCGACTCCGTCAACACCCTGCCCGACATGGGCAAGGCGGCCATCGGAACCGGGCTGCTGTTCGTCATCGCCTTCATCTCGATCGGCGGCATCCGGCGGCGTATCCCCTACGACGGCTGGTACCACGTGCACCTGCTGACGTACGCGGCCGTCTTCCTGACGTTCTGGCACCAGATCACCACCGGCAACGAGTTCGCCGTCGAGCCCACCGCGAAGACCTTCTGGTACGGCCTGTACGGCGCGGTCACCGCGCTGGTGCTCTGGTACCGGGTCATCACCCCGATCCGCCTCAACCTGCGGCACCGGATGTACGTGGAGGCCGTCATCGAGGAGACGCCCGGCATCGTGTCGGTGCTGATCGGCGGGCGCAAGCTGCACCGGATGGGCGCCGAGGCGGGTCATTTCTTCCGCTGGCGGTTCAAGGCGCCCGGCATGCGCTTCAGTTCCCACCCGTACTCGCTGTCGGCGGCGCCCCGCCCCGACATGCTGCGGATCACCGTCAAGGCGATCGGCGACCACACGTCCCGGCTGCGCGACCTGAAGCCCGGCACCAAGGTGTGGGCGGAGGGCCCGTACGGCGCCCTGACGGCCCAGCGCCGCAGCCGCGGCAAGGTGCTGCTGGTGGCCGGCGGCGTCGGCATCACGCCGATGCGCGCCCTGTTCGAGACGCTGCCGGGCGCCTCCGGGGACATCACCCTGCTCTACCGGGCCAACAGCACCCAGGACCTGGCGCTGTGGGACGAGCTCGCGGCCATCGCCGACGAGCGCGGTGCCCGGCTGATGTACGCGGTCAACAGCCCGGACGGCGAGCGTCCGGACATCTCGGCGGAACGGCTGCGGCAGAAGCTGCCGGACATCGACCAGCACGACGTCTTCCTCTGCGGCCCGCCCGGGTTCGCCCAGTCCGTGTACGAGGCACTGCGCGGCGCCGGAGTGCCCGCCCGCCGCATCCACCACGAGTCGTTCGAGATGTGA
- a CDS encoding FMN-binding protein — protein sequence MRKSHPIRRFVLAGAATVSGIVLLLSLKPATDPASAQAAGGAAPPAAASPQGGAQAAGSGTVTGDAARTQYGAVQVRLTVSNGKITKAEAVQAPKGGQSDQITANAVPKLNQAAVAAQSADIDAVSGATYTSTGYKQSLQSAIDKANAAAGASQGSGGQNAGGGAAQARTVTGAVAQTQYGPVQVRVTVSGGKITKAEAVKAPSGGQSTNITANAVPKLNQAAVAAGSAEIDAVSGATYTSAGYKESLQSALDQAGG from the coding sequence ATGAGGAAGAGCCATCCCATCCGGCGTTTCGTGCTGGCCGGTGCGGCCACCGTGTCGGGGATCGTGCTGCTGCTGTCGCTGAAGCCGGCGACCGACCCGGCGTCCGCCCAGGCGGCCGGCGGAGCGGCGCCCCCGGCCGCGGCCTCGCCGCAGGGCGGCGCCCAGGCCGCGGGGTCCGGCACGGTCACCGGTGACGCGGCGCGCACCCAGTACGGCGCGGTCCAGGTCCGGCTGACCGTCAGCAACGGCAAGATCACCAAGGCGGAGGCGGTCCAGGCTCCCAAGGGCGGCCAGAGCGACCAGATCACCGCGAACGCGGTCCCGAAGCTCAACCAGGCGGCGGTCGCGGCGCAGAGCGCCGACATCGACGCCGTCTCCGGGGCGACGTACACCAGCACCGGGTACAAGCAGTCCCTGCAGTCGGCGATCGACAAGGCGAACGCTGCGGCGGGCGCCTCGCAGGGGTCGGGCGGGCAGAATGCGGGCGGGGGCGCGGCACAGGCCCGTACCGTCACCGGCGCCGTCGCGCAGACCCAGTACGGGCCGGTCCAGGTCCGGGTCACCGTCAGCGGCGGGAAGATCACCAAGGCGGAGGCCGTGAAGGCGCCGAGCGGCGGGCAGAGCACCAACATCACCGCCAACGCCGTGCCGAAGCTCAACCAGGCCGCCGTGGCCGCCGGCAGCGCCGAGATCGACGCCGTGTCCGGGGCGACGTACACCAGCGCCGGGTACAAGGAGTCCCTCCAGTCGGCCCTGGACCAGGCCGGTGGCTGA
- a CDS encoding FAD:protein FMN transferase, with product MGTVVSFDVRGGEPDAVRSALDEAVAGLHRVDEVFSTYRDDSQVSRLARGELTLEACDPEVAEVLELGAEAQRLSDGWFSTSYAGRVDPTGIVKGWSIERAARALTGVPGVTGVSVNGGGDVQLLGVPDGRRPWRVGVADPLRPGGLAAVISAAGLDELAVATSGTAERGAHIVDPSTGRSAVTDLVAVTVVAPRLTWADCWATAAFAMGSRAGLAWLESLPDVEALLITAGDEVRCTGGLAARLG from the coding sequence ATGGGGACGGTCGTCTCCTTCGACGTCCGCGGCGGGGAACCCGACGCCGTCCGGTCGGCCCTGGACGAGGCGGTCGCCGGACTGCACCGGGTCGACGAGGTGTTCAGCACGTACCGCGACGACAGCCAGGTGTCCCGGCTGGCGCGCGGTGAGCTGACGCTGGAGGCGTGCGACCCGGAGGTGGCCGAGGTCCTCGAACTCGGCGCCGAGGCGCAGCGGTTGAGCGACGGCTGGTTCAGCACGTCCTACGCGGGCCGCGTCGACCCGACCGGCATCGTCAAGGGCTGGTCGATCGAGCGGGCCGCACGCGCCCTCACCGGGGTTCCCGGGGTGACCGGTGTGAGCGTGAACGGCGGCGGAGACGTGCAGTTGCTCGGCGTGCCCGACGGCCGGCGTCCGTGGCGGGTCGGTGTGGCGGACCCGCTGCGTCCCGGGGGTCTCGCCGCGGTCATCTCCGCGGCCGGCCTGGACGAGCTGGCGGTGGCCACCTCCGGTACGGCGGAGCGCGGCGCCCATATCGTCGACCCGAGCACGGGCCGCTCGGCGGTGACGGACCTGGTGGCCGTAACAGTGGTCGCGCCCCGTCTGACCTGGGCGGACTGCTGGGCGACTGCGGCCTTCGCCATGGGGTCGCGGGCGGGCCTGGCCTGGCTGGAGTCCCTGCCGGACGTGGAGGCCCTGCTGATCACCGCGGGCGACGAGGTCCGCTGCACGGGGGGCCTGGCGGCCCGCCTGGGCTGA
- a CDS encoding arginine repressor: protein MSQAQDHGHNGANGAAGPAVPQTRTARHRRIVDILNRQPVRSQSQLAKLLADDGLSVTQATLSRDLDELNAVKIRNNDGDLIYAVPSEGGFRTPRAPLGESAKEERMRRLSQELLISAEASANLVVLRTPPGAAQFLASAIDQAELHDILGTIAGDDTLLLISRNPTGGQALADHLLRLAQNAH from the coding sequence ATGAGCCAGGCGCAGGACCACGGGCACAACGGGGCGAACGGGGCCGCGGGGCCCGCCGTGCCGCAGACCCGCACCGCACGTCACCGCCGGATCGTGGACATTCTCAACCGGCAGCCCGTGCGGTCGCAGAGTCAGCTGGCGAAGCTGCTCGCCGACGACGGGCTGAGCGTCACCCAGGCGACGCTCTCCCGCGACCTCGACGAGCTGAACGCGGTCAAGATCCGCAACAACGACGGCGACCTCATCTACGCGGTGCCCAGCGAGGGCGGCTTCCGTACGCCGCGCGCCCCGCTGGGGGAGTCCGCGAAGGAGGAGCGGATGCGGCGGCTGTCGCAGGAGCTGCTCATCTCCGCGGAGGCCTCCGCGAACCTCGTGGTCCTGCGCACCCCTCCGGGGGCCGCCCAGTTCCTGGCCTCGGCCATCGACCAGGCCGAACTCCACGACATCCTGGGAACGATCGCGGGCGACGACACACTGTTGCTGATCAGCAGGAACCCCACGGGGGGTCAGGCGCTCGCGGACCACTTGCTGAGGCTGGCGCAGAACGCCCACTGA
- a CDS encoding acetylornithine transaminase has product MTANQEYAQRWQGSLMNNYGTPRLPLVRGEGLKVWDADGTRYLDFVGGIATNALGHAHPAIVEAVSRQIASLGHISNFFMAEPTVALAERLLQLFGRDGKVFFCNSGAEANEAAFKLGRLTGRTHVVATDGGFHGRTMGALALTGQPGKRDPFLPLPGDVTHVPFGDAQALAAAVTEETALVIIEPIQGENGVVVPPAGYLKAARAITAATGALLVLDEVQTGIGRTGHWFAYQAHEGVLPDVVTLAKQLGGGLPLGATVAFGRAADLLQPGHHGTTFGGNPVACAAGLAVLDTIADDGLLENVKRQSEKLRDGVEALGHPLIDHVRGAGLLLGIVLTGPHAAGVQQAAQDAGFLVNAPAPDVVRLMPPLNLGDDEVEALLQGLPGILDVAAGDGSGE; this is encoded by the coding sequence GTGACCGCCAACCAGGAGTACGCCCAGCGGTGGCAGGGCTCGCTCATGAACAACTACGGCACCCCGCGGCTCCCCCTGGTCCGCGGCGAGGGCCTCAAGGTCTGGGACGCCGACGGCACGCGGTACCTCGACTTCGTCGGCGGCATCGCCACCAACGCCCTCGGCCACGCCCACCCGGCGATCGTCGAGGCCGTCAGCCGGCAGATCGCCTCCCTCGGCCACATCTCCAACTTCTTCATGGCCGAGCCGACCGTCGCCCTCGCCGAACGGCTGCTCCAGCTCTTCGGCCGGGACGGCAAGGTCTTCTTCTGCAACTCGGGCGCCGAGGCCAACGAGGCCGCGTTCAAGCTGGGCCGGCTCACCGGCCGCACCCATGTCGTCGCCACCGACGGCGGCTTCCACGGCCGCACCATGGGCGCCCTCGCGCTGACCGGCCAGCCCGGCAAGCGCGACCCCTTCCTGCCGCTGCCCGGCGACGTCACCCACGTCCCGTTCGGCGACGCGCAGGCGCTGGCCGCCGCCGTCACCGAGGAGACGGCCCTGGTGATCATCGAACCGATCCAGGGCGAGAACGGCGTCGTGGTCCCGCCCGCCGGATATCTGAAGGCGGCGCGGGCCATCACCGCCGCCACGGGCGCGCTGCTCGTCCTCGACGAGGTGCAGACGGGCATCGGCCGTACCGGGCACTGGTTCGCCTACCAGGCCCACGAAGGCGTCCTCCCGGACGTCGTCACCCTCGCCAAGCAGCTCGGCGGCGGACTGCCGCTCGGCGCCACCGTCGCCTTCGGGCGGGCCGCCGACCTGCTGCAGCCCGGTCACCACGGCACGACCTTCGGCGGCAACCCCGTCGCCTGCGCGGCCGGCCTCGCCGTCCTGGACACCATCGCGGACGACGGGCTGCTGGAGAACGTCAAGCGGCAGAGCGAGAAACTGCGCGACGGCGTCGAGGCCCTCGGGCACCCGCTGATCGACCATGTCCGGGGCGCGGGACTGCTCCTGGGTATCGTGCTCACCGGGCCGCACGCCGCCGGTGTGCAGCAGGCGGCCCAGGACGCCGGTTTCCTGGTGAACGCGCCCGCCCCCGATGTCGTACGGCTGATGCCGCCGCTGAACCTGGGGGACGACGAAGTGGAGGCGCTTCTTCAGGGCCTGCCCGGCATCCTGGACGTGGCCGCAGGGGACGGATCCGGAGAATGA
- the argB gene encoding acetylglutamate kinase: MTNPTRKHTALPKAQILIEALPWLVRHNGRTVVIKFGGNAMVDEDLKAAFAQDVVFLHHAGLKPVVVHGGGPQISAALDKHGIVSEFKAGLRVTTEDAMDVVRMVLAGQVQRELVNLLNQHGPLAVGLTGEDAHTITATKHQPEIDGEPVDIGRVGEITEIDTGAIEALLADGRIPVVSSIARSQDDGHVYNVNADTAAAALAAALGAETLMVLTDVEGLYEDWPRSDEVISRLTAAQLEKLLPELSSGMVPKMEGCLHAVRNGVTTARVIDGRVQHSILLEIFTDEGIGTMVVPDAPEGDAQ; the protein is encoded by the coding sequence ATGACGAACCCGACGCGGAAGCACACCGCGCTCCCCAAGGCCCAGATCCTCATCGAGGCGCTGCCCTGGCTGGTCCGCCACAACGGCAGGACCGTCGTCATCAAGTTCGGCGGCAACGCCATGGTCGACGAGGACCTGAAGGCCGCGTTCGCCCAGGACGTGGTGTTCCTGCACCACGCCGGGCTCAAGCCGGTCGTCGTGCACGGCGGCGGACCGCAGATCAGCGCCGCCCTCGACAAGCACGGCATCGTCAGCGAGTTCAAGGCCGGGCTCAGGGTCACCACCGAGGACGCCATGGACGTCGTACGGATGGTGCTCGCCGGGCAGGTCCAGCGCGAGCTGGTCAACCTGCTCAACCAGCACGGTCCGCTCGCCGTCGGGCTCACCGGCGAGGACGCGCACACCATCACCGCAACCAAGCACCAGCCCGAGATCGACGGCGAACCGGTCGACATCGGGCGGGTGGGCGAGATCACCGAGATCGACACGGGCGCGATCGAGGCCCTGCTCGCCGACGGCCGTATCCCGGTCGTCTCCTCCATCGCCCGCAGTCAGGACGACGGGCATGTCTACAACGTCAATGCTGATACGGCGGCTGCGGCACTCGCGGCTGCGCTGGGAGCGGAGACTCTCATGGTCCTCACGGACGTCGAGGGCCTCTACGAGGACTGGCCGCGCAGCGACGAGGTGATCAGCCGCCTCACCGCCGCCCAGCTGGAGAAGCTGCTGCCCGAACTGAGCTCGGGCATGGTGCCGAAGATGGAGGGCTGCCTGCACGCCGTACGCAACGGCGTCACCACCGCCCGCGTCATCGACGGCCGGGTCCAGCACTCGATCCTGCTGGAGATCTTCACCGATGAGGGAATCGGCACGATGGTCGTGCCGGACGCGCCGGAGGGGGACGCGCAGTGA
- the argJ gene encoding bifunctional glutamate N-acetyltransferase/amino-acid acetyltransferase ArgJ — MSVTAAKGFTAAGIAAGIKENGNPDLALVVNTGPRRAAAGVFTSNRVKAAPVLWSEQVLKGGQVSAVVLNSGGANACTGPKGFQDTHATAEKAAEVLGRGAIEIAVCSTGLIGVLLPMDKLLPGIETAAGQLSEHGGEKAAIAIKTTDTVHKTSVVTWGSPRTESGGGWTVGGMAKGAGMLAPGLATMLVVLTTDADLDDATLDKALRAATRVTFDRVDSDGCMSTNDTVLLLSSGASGVTPAYEEFAEAVRQVCDDLGQQLIRDAEGASKDIKIEVVNAASEDDAVEVGRTIARNNLLKCAVHGEDPNWGRVLSAIGTTKAAFEPDRLNVAINGVWVCKNGGVGEDREKVDMRYREVHIVADLAAGSETATIWTNDLTADYVHENSAYSS, encoded by the coding sequence GTGAGTGTGACGGCAGCCAAGGGATTCACGGCGGCGGGCATCGCCGCCGGGATCAAGGAGAACGGCAACCCGGACCTGGCCCTCGTGGTCAACACCGGGCCCCGCCGCGCCGCCGCGGGCGTGTTCACCTCCAACCGCGTCAAGGCCGCGCCCGTGCTGTGGTCCGAGCAGGTCCTCAAGGGCGGCCAGGTGTCGGCCGTCGTCCTCAACTCCGGCGGCGCCAACGCCTGTACGGGACCGAAGGGCTTCCAGGACACCCACGCCACCGCCGAGAAGGCGGCCGAGGTGCTCGGCCGGGGCGCCATCGAGATCGCCGTGTGCTCGACCGGTCTGATCGGCGTGCTGCTGCCCATGGACAAGCTGCTCCCGGGCATCGAGACGGCCGCCGGGCAGCTCTCCGAGCACGGCGGCGAGAAGGCCGCCATCGCCATCAAGACCACCGACACCGTCCACAAGACGTCCGTCGTGACCTGGGGGTCCCCCCGGACGGAGTCTGGGGGAGGCTGGACCGTCGGCGGCATGGCCAAGGGCGCCGGCATGCTCGCCCCCGGCCTCGCCACCATGCTGGTCGTCCTCACCACGGACGCCGACCTCGACGACGCGACGCTGGACAAGGCGCTGCGGGCCGCCACCCGGGTCACCTTCGACCGGGTCGACTCCGACGGCTGCATGTCCACCAACGACACCGTCCTGCTGCTCTCCTCCGGCGCGTCCGGCGTCACCCCGGCCTACGAGGAGTTCGCCGAGGCCGTGCGGCAGGTCTGCGACGACCTCGGGCAGCAGCTCATCAGGGACGCCGAGGGCGCCAGCAAGGACATCAAGATCGAGGTCGTCAACGCCGCGTCCGAGGACGACGCCGTCGAAGTGGGCCGCACCATCGCCCGCAACAACCTCCTCAAGTGCGCCGTCCACGGCGAGGACCCCAACTGGGGCCGGGTGCTGTCCGCGATCGGCACCACCAAGGCCGCCTTCGAGCCGGACCGGCTCAACGTCGCCATCAACGGCGTCTGGGTCTGCAAGAACGGCGGCGTCGGCGAGGACCGGGAGAAGGTCGACATGCGCTACCGCGAGGTGCACATCGTCGCCGACCTCGCGGCCGGCTCCGAGACCGCGACGATCTGGACCAACGACCTCACCGCCGACTACGTCCACGAGAACAGCGCGTACTCGTCATGA
- the argC gene encoding N-acetyl-gamma-glutamyl-phosphate reductase → MAVRAAVAGASGYAGGELLRLLLAHPEVEIGALTGNSNAGQRLGALQPHLLPLADRVLAETTPETLAGHDVVFLALPHGESAAVAEQLGPDVLVVDMGADFRLKDAGDWERFYGSPHAGTWPYGLPELPGGRTALEGSRRIAVPGCYPTAVSLALFPAYEAGLAEPEAVIVAASGTSGAGKAPKPHLLGSEVMGSMTPYGVGGGHRHTPEMIQNLSAAAGERVSVSFTPTLAPMPRGILATCSARAKDGVGAGAVRAAYEKAFADEPFVHLLPEGQWPATASVYGSNAVQVQVAYDAAAGRIVAISAIDNLTKGTAGGAVQSMNIALGLDESTGLSTIGVAP, encoded by the coding sequence ATGGCGGTACGTGCGGCAGTGGCCGGAGCGAGCGGGTACGCGGGCGGGGAACTGCTGCGTCTGCTCCTGGCGCACCCCGAGGTCGAGATCGGCGCCCTGACCGGCAACAGCAACGCGGGACAGCGCCTCGGGGCGCTCCAGCCGCATCTGCTGCCGCTCGCCGACCGGGTGCTGGCCGAGACCACGCCCGAGACGCTGGCCGGGCACGACGTCGTCTTCCTCGCCCTGCCGCACGGAGAGTCCGCCGCCGTCGCCGAGCAGCTCGGGCCGGACGTGCTGGTGGTCGACATGGGTGCCGACTTCCGGCTGAAGGACGCCGGCGACTGGGAGCGGTTCTACGGCTCCCCGCACGCCGGCACCTGGCCGTACGGGCTGCCGGAGCTGCCGGGCGGCCGCACCGCGCTGGAGGGCTCCCGGCGTATCGCGGTCCCCGGCTGCTACCCGACCGCCGTCTCCCTGGCCCTCTTCCCCGCCTACGAGGCGGGCCTCGCCGAACCGGAGGCGGTGATCGTCGCCGCGTCCGGCACGTCCGGCGCCGGCAAGGCGCCCAAGCCGCATCTGCTGGGCAGCGAGGTCATGGGCTCCATGACGCCGTACGGCGTCGGCGGCGGCCACCGGCACACCCCCGAGATGATCCAGAACCTCAGCGCGGCCGCGGGGGAGCGGGTCTCCGTCTCCTTCACGCCGACCCTCGCGCCGATGCCCCGCGGCATCCTCGCCACGTGCAGCGCCCGTGCCAAGGACGGCGTCGGCGCCGGGGCGGTGCGTGCCGCGTACGAGAAGGCGTTCGCCGACGAGCCGTTCGTCCACCTCCTCCCCGAGGGCCAGTGGCCCGCCACGGCGTCCGTCTACGGCTCGAACGCCGTCCAGGTGCAGGTCGCGTACGACGCCGCCGCGGGCCGCATCGTCGCGATCAGCGCCATCGACAACCTCACCAAGGGCACCGCGGGCGGTGCCGTCCAGAGCATGAACATCGCCCTGGGGCTCGACGAGAGCACCGGGCTTTCCACGATCGGAGTCGCGCCGTGA
- a CDS encoding DUF6314 family protein translates to MGEFWPVPEVLSYLAGRWRVDRSVRDLASGDEGAFTGTTVFGPLEDGGLLHHESGEFVWRGVPRPAERTLRFLPGGAPGTADVRFADGRPFHDLDLRTGRHIADHPCSADLYRADFTVRDEDHWRTVWRVRGPAKDLVLTTDYARVV, encoded by the coding sequence ATGGGCGAGTTCTGGCCGGTGCCGGAGGTGCTGAGCTATCTGGCCGGCCGCTGGCGGGTGGACCGTTCCGTCCGCGACCTCGCGAGCGGTGACGAGGGCGCGTTCACCGGTACGACGGTTTTCGGCCCGCTGGAGGACGGCGGACTGCTCCACCACGAGTCCGGCGAGTTCGTCTGGCGCGGGGTGCCCCGGCCCGCGGAACGCACGCTGCGCTTCCTGCCCGGCGGCGCGCCCGGCACGGCCGATGTGCGGTTCGCGGACGGCCGCCCGTTCCACGACCTGGACCTGCGCACCGGCCGTCACATCGCCGACCACCCCTGCTCGGCGGACCTCTACCGGGCGGACTTCACGGTCCGGGACGAGGACCACTGGCGGACCGTGTGGCGGGTGCGCGGCCCCGCCAAGGACCTGGTCCTCACCACGGACTACGCGCGCGTGGTCTGA